From Salvia splendens isolate huo1 chromosome 16, SspV2, whole genome shotgun sequence, a single genomic window includes:
- the LOC121771228 gene encoding uncharacterized protein LOC121771228 → MGKSIRSKREKRLRSIRREMVGPIYDKKDAAKLAIQEAALAAPKLPVKPTRTDDNASVYFAAMEVETAADDNQSSKFLKPIGKKLKKKIKIAKKKFHGKGNIRRKNL, encoded by the coding sequence ATGGGGAAATCGATCAGATCGAAGAGGGAGAAGAGGCTGAGGTCGATTAGGAGGGAGATGGTTGGGCCGATTTATGACAAGAAGGACGCCGCCAAGCTAGCCATCCAGGAGGCGGCCCTCGCCGCTCCCAAGCTCCCAGTTAAACCCACTCGCACCGATGACAATGCTTCCGTCTATTTCGCCGCCATGGAAGTCGAGACTGCCGCGGATGATAATCAGAGTTCCAAATTCCTCAAACCTATTGGAAAGAAGCTCAAGAAGAAGATTAAGATTGCCAAGAAGAAGTTCCACGGCAAGGGCAATATCAGAAGGAAAAACTTGTAA